A DNA window from Syntrophorhabdaceae bacterium contains the following coding sequences:
- a CDS encoding Zn-ribbon domain-containing OB-fold protein: protein MGFEKFGRKSFTAMTKTGKFVDFLVEGKIEGSVCKKCGVKYFPPRADCASCLSPEMDWFDMPAKGKLETFTTAYYAPFGFEADPPYTMGVVDFGTIKLFARLAKEIPIDQIAVGMDVGIRTLKYDDGQMSFEITKA from the coding sequence ATGGGATTTGAAAAATTCGGAAGAAAAAGCTTTACGGCAATGACAAAAACGGGCAAGTTTGTCGACTTCCTCGTAGAAGGCAAAATCGAAGGGAGCGTCTGCAAGAAGTGCGGCGTCAAATACTTCCCCCCGAGAGCCGACTGCGCGTCATGTCTCTCCCCTGAAATGGACTGGTTCGATATGCCCGCAAAAGGGAAACTCGAAACCTTCACGACCGCTTATTACGCGCCCTTCGGTTTCGAAGCCGATCCCCCCTACACCATGGGAGTAGTCGACTTCGGCACCATAAAACTCTTCGCCAGGCTCGCGAAGGAGATCCCCATCGATCAGATTGCGGTGGGAATGGACGTAGGCATCAGGACCCTGAAGTATGATGACGGCCAGATGTCATTCGAGATAACCAAAGCATAA